The nucleotide sequence AGGATGTCATCGAGTTCGACGTCTTCGCCTTCCTCGCGCAGGGTGTCGAGAACGGTCTTCTGGGCCAGACCGTGCAGGAGCAGACGGGTGGAGTCGGCCTTCGGGTCGCAGCCGACCACCATGACCTTCTTGCCCATTTCCGCCAGCCCGGCGACGGTGTTCTGCGTGGTGGTGGACTTGCCGATGCCGCCCTTGCCGTAAATAGCGATCTTGCGCATTTTGTAATGCCTCCTGCTGCAAAGTTGGAATGTCTCTCTTTAGGCAAGAGTCATGCCAGTGTGTGCCAGGCGTGATACTTTTTCGATAACTTATCGATATAATTTAAGATAGCTGATTCACTCGAGCTTTGATTTGTCAACCGGAATTGGTTGCAAACATTTTTGTTGCGTTTGGCGCGACAAAAATGTTCGACATAAATGTCGCAAGCAAAATGTCCAGGGATGCAGGGGAGCGGTCACGAATGGCCGCTCAAGGAGGATGAGGAGCTATGCAGCGGGTGATTGCTTCTGTACTTCAGGGTGTTGCGCTGCGAGGCAGGCTCCAGGAAAGGAAGCCGCCTCGCAGGCGAAGAGGGAGAGGGGCAGGGTTGATTTGACGAATATGGAAATGCGCCGGGCGAAGAATCCAATGATCCTCAAGGCCCGACTGCAGAGTGCGACTTCCGCCGGGCAAGGGCCGCTCTCCAGGCCGGGCGGTCAGGCTTTGGGAGCGCCATGAACGTGCGCCGCCGGGCGGCGGCGCGGATCAGGCCCGTTATCCCGTGGTTGCTTGCGGCTCGGACTTCATGCTCAGGCTCAGCCGCCCCCGCTCCTTGTCGATGGCCAGCACCGTCACCATGACCTCCTGCCCGGCCGCCACCACCTTGGCCGGATCGACCACGTAGGCGTCGGCCAGATGGCTCACGTGCACAAGGCCGTCGCGGTGTACGCCCACATCCACGAACGCGCCAAAGGCCGTGACGTTGGTGACCCGGCCCGGCAGCCGCATCCCCGGACGCAGATCGGCCAGTTCGCTCACTCCCTCGGCAAAGGCGAAGGCCGAAAACGTGGGGCGTGGGTCGCGCCCGGGCTTGGCCAGTTCGGCCAGGATGTCGCGCAGGGTCTCCAGGCCCACGTCGCCGGCGACGTAGCGGGCCGGCTCGATGCCTTCCCGCAGGCTCGCCTTGGCGATGAGGTCGGTCACGGCGCAGCCCAGGTCCTTGGCCATGCGGCCGACCAGGGCGTAGCGCTCGGGATGCACGGCCGTGGCGTCCAGGGGCGGCCCGCCGCGAAGGCGCAAAAAACCGGCTGCCTGCTCGAAAGCCTTGGGACCAAGGCGCTTGACCTTGCGCAGTTCGGCCCGGGATCGGAAAGGGCCATTTTCCTTGCGGTGGGCCACGATGTTGGCGGCAAGGCTTGGCCCCAGGCCCGAGACGGCGGTGAGCAGCTCCACGCTGGCCGTGTTGAGATCCACGCCCACGGCGTTGACGCAGCTGGACACGACCTCGTCCAGGGCCTTCCTGAGGGCGGCCTGGTCCACGTCGTGCTGGTACTGGCCCACGCCAATGGATTTGGGGTCGATCTTGACCAGTTCGGCCAGGGGGTCCATGAGCCGGCGGCCGATGCTTACCGCGCCCCGCACGGTCAGGTCGAGGTCCGGGAATTCGTTGCGGGCCGTTTCCGAAGCCGAGTAGATCGACGCCCCAGCCTCGTTGACCAGGATCACCGGCACGCCCAAGCCCAGGTCGGCCACGAAGCGTTCGGTCTCGCGCCCGGCCGTGCCGTTGCCCACGGCGATGGCCTCGATGGCCTGGGCGGCGCACAGCTGGCGCAGGGTCTCGGCCGCCTGGTCGCGCTGGCGCTCGGAGCCGGTGGGGAAGATGGTCTCGTAGTGGAGTAGGTTGCCCTGGGCGTCCAGGACGGCCAGCTTGGCCCCGGTGCGAAACCCGGGGTCCAGGGCCAGCACCCGGGCCTGTCCCAGGGGCGCGGCCAGGAGCACTTGGCGCAGATTGGCCGCGAAGATGGCGATGGCCTCCCGGTCGGCCCGGTCCTTGAGGCTGGCGCGCAGTTCGTTTTCCAGCGACGGCCCAAGCAGGCGCTTGTAGGCGTCGGCGGCCGCCTCGGCCACCTGTTCGCTGTCCTTGCCCCGGCCCGTGACCACCAGGCGCGTGAGCTGGCGCAGGGCCTCGTCCTCGACCGGGCGCAGGGAAAGGGCCAAAAGCCCCTCGCGCTCGCCGCGAAACATGGCCAGGGCGCGGTGGCCGGCCACCGCGCGCACGGCTTCGTCGCGCTCGAAGAAATCCCGATAGTTGGCGGCGTCTGCTTCCTTGCCCTTGACCAGACGCGAGACGATGCGGCCGCGCTTGGCGAAAAGATCGCGCAGGACGGCCCGGTTGGCGGCGTCCTCGCTTATGGCCTCGGCCATGATGTCGCGCGCCCCGGCCAGGGCGGCGGCGACGTCGGCCACGTCCTTTTCGGGATTGACGAACCGGGCCGCCTCTTTTTCCGGGGGCACGCCGCGTTGGCGCATGAGCAGTTCGGCCAGGGGCTCCAGTCCCCGTTCCCGGGCCATGGCCGCCCGGGTGCGGCGCTTGGGGCGGTGGGGCAGGTAGAGGTCTTCCAGCCGGGCCATGTCCTGGGCGGCCTCGATGTCCCGGGCCAGGGCGTCGGTCAAGAGGTCGCGTTCGGTCAGGGATTCCAGGATGGCGGCCCGGCGTTTGTCCAGGTCGGCCAGTTGTTGGAGGCGGTCGCGCACGGCGGCCACGACCACCTCGTCCAGGGAGCCGGTGGCTTCCTTGCGGTAGCGGGCGATAAACGGAATCGTGGCCCCGTCGGCGAGCAGTCCGGCCACGGCCGCCACCTGGCGCGGGGCGACGGACAGTTCCTTGGCGATAAGGGCGGCGTGTTTTTCGGTCATGGGGAGCGCCTCCGGGCGCGACCCGCGCGGGTCTTGGTGTCGCGCCCTCTATAAAATACCATGGTATTTTTTAAAAATGAATGATTTTAAGTCTTTGTCCTCGAAAGAGCAGAAACGTTTTCGTGGACGCGACACGAGGCTTCAGGCCGTCGCCTCGGGAGGGCCGACATAACAGTCACCGGGCCTTGCGGGCAAGGGCAGGGCGGCTCAACGCCTTGACCTTCCCTTGGCAACACGGCGGACAGCTTGTAGTTTTACCCCACTTTCGCGGCAACGCGCCGCCCACGGAGCCGTCCATGCCCAATCTCCCCCCGCGCCACCAGCCCTACACCGACAAATACTTCCTGCGCTCGCGCCATATCCTGGAAAAAGAAGGCCTCAACCCGTGGATTACGGTGCAGGTCTTTTTTCGAAATGGTCCCGGGAAAATCGCCGGCGTTGGCGAGGCGGCCGCCGCGTTTTTGGCCTATTCGCCCTTGATGGAGCATGGCGGCCAGGTCTGGGCCCTGGCCGAGGGCGAGGCCTTTTCGCCCCTGGAGCCGGTGATGCGCATCGAAGGCCCCATTGGCGACGTCATCGAGCTGGAGACGTTCTACCTCGGCATCCTGACCGCCCGCACCAGCCTGGCAAACGACGTTCCCCGGCCCGATCCCCTGGCCGCAACCGCCAAGGCGGCGGCCCTACGCCAGATCTTGCCGGGCAAGGATCTCCTGTATTTCGGCGCCCGCCACTGGCACTGGTCCCTGGAAGAGGAACTCTGCCGGGCGGCCGTGGCCGGCGGTTTCGATTCCTGCGCCACCGACGCCGGCGCCCGGGCCGCCGGCCTGCCCGCCGGGGTCGGCACCATTCCCCACGCCCTGGTCCTGGCCTTCGCCCATCGCTTCGGCCCCAAGCGGGCCACCCGCGAAGCCGCCCTGGCCTTTGACCGCCACATCGAGCCGACCTGTCCGCGCATCGCCCTTGTCGACACCTTCAACAAGGAAATCGACGACGCCCTGGACACGGCCCGGGCGCTGGGGGAGCGCTTGTGGGGCGTGCGCCTGGACACCTCGGGCGAACTGATCGGCCAGGGCGGCGCGACCTTTGACGGCCGCCCCTACCTGACCGGCCCCGGCGTCACCGTGGCCGGCGTGCGGGCTGTGCGCCAGGCCCTGGATGCGGCCGGCTTTGCCCACGTCAACATCGTGCTGTCCAGCGGCTTTGGCGATCCGGCCAAGGCGGCCGCCTTTGCCGCCGACGAGGCGCGTCATGGCCGGCTGTTCGAGGCCGTGGGCGTGGGCGGCCTCTTTGACGCCTGGTACGCCACCGCCGACATCGTGCGCATCGAGGGCCAGCCCCTGGCCAAGGCCGGCCGGAGCTTGCGCGACAACCCCCGCCTGCGGCGCGTTGTGTGAGAGGTGTGGGAAGGAGGGGAAGAAAAAGAGGCCTCCCGCGGCTGGGGGCCTGAGGCCCCCAGACCCCCCATCTGCAGAAATGTTTAAAGGGTGTCGGCGTGGATTGGTTCTCTGGTCGGCTGAGTAGTATCGATAGGGTTGCTTCAAGGAGTCGGGCCATGGAAGATCTGTTGATCGTGGTGGATATGCTCAATGATTTCATCCACCCCGACGGGAAGCTCTACTTCCCCAAAGGTGCGGCCGTGGTCGAGGCGTGCGCGCGGCTGCGCCGGGCCTTCCGTGACGCCGGCTTGCCCGTGGTCCACGCCGCC is from Solidesulfovibrio magneticus RS-1 and encodes:
- a CDS encoding Tex family protein, with the protein product MTEKHAALIAKELSVAPRQVAAVAGLLADGATIPFIARYRKEATGSLDEVVVAAVRDRLQQLADLDKRRAAILESLTERDLLTDALARDIEAAQDMARLEDLYLPHRPKRRTRAAMARERGLEPLAELLMRQRGVPPEKEAARFVNPEKDVADVAAALAGARDIMAEAISEDAANRAVLRDLFAKRGRIVSRLVKGKEADAANYRDFFERDEAVRAVAGHRALAMFRGEREGLLALSLRPVEDEALRQLTRLVVTGRGKDSEQVAEAAADAYKRLLGPSLENELRASLKDRADREAIAIFAANLRQVLLAAPLGQARVLALDPGFRTGAKLAVLDAQGNLLHYETIFPTGSERQRDQAAETLRQLCAAQAIEAIAVGNGTAGRETERFVADLGLGVPVILVNEAGASIYSASETARNEFPDLDLTVRGAVSIGRRLMDPLAELVKIDPKSIGVGQYQHDVDQAALRKALDEVVSSCVNAVGVDLNTASVELLTAVSGLGPSLAANIVAHRKENGPFRSRAELRKVKRLGPKAFEQAAGFLRLRGGPPLDATAVHPERYALVGRMAKDLGCAVTDLIAKASLREGIEPARYVAGDVGLETLRDILAELAKPGRDPRPTFSAFAFAEGVSELADLRPGMRLPGRVTNVTAFGAFVDVGVHRDGLVHVSHLADAYVVDPAKVVAAGQEVMVTVLAIDKERGRLSLSMKSEPQATTG
- a CDS encoding nicotinate phosphoribosyltransferase, which encodes MPNLPPRHQPYTDKYFLRSRHILEKEGLNPWITVQVFFRNGPGKIAGVGEAAAAFLAYSPLMEHGGQVWALAEGEAFSPLEPVMRIEGPIGDVIELETFYLGILTARTSLANDVPRPDPLAATAKAAALRQILPGKDLLYFGARHWHWSLEEELCRAAVAGGFDSCATDAGARAAGLPAGVGTIPHALVLAFAHRFGPKRATREAALAFDRHIEPTCPRIALVDTFNKEIDDALDTARALGERLWGVRLDTSGELIGQGGATFDGRPYLTGPGVTVAGVRAVRQALDAAGFAHVNIVLSSGFGDPAKAAAFAADEARHGRLFEAVGVGGLFDAWYATADIVRIEGQPLAKAGRSLRDNPRLRRVV